One Papaver somniferum cultivar HN1 chromosome 10, ASM357369v1, whole genome shotgun sequence genomic window carries:
- the LOC113317764 gene encoding geranylgeranyl diphosphate reductase, chloroplastic-like — MASIAVNARFSATTCDRKTTEICRETLKSFMGLRKTSQNASISLTQSLTTSTPHFNPARRNFTSIKAGKSSPKVTGRNLRVAVIGGGPAGGAAAETLAKGGIETFLIERKMDNCKPCGGAIPLCMVGEFDLPLDIIDRRVTKMKMISPSNVAVDIGQTLKPDEYIGMVRREVLDQYLRERAEKAGTKVINGLFLKMDLPKEPNAPYVLHYSAYDGKTGGVGTKTTLEVDAVIGADGANSRVAKAIGAGDYDYAIAFQERIRIPDEKMVYYENLAEMYVGDDVSPDFYGWVFPKCDHVAVGTGTVTHKGDIKKFQVATRLRAKDKILGGKIIRVEAHPIPEHPRPKRLADRVALVGDAAGYVTKCSGEGIYFAAKSGRMCAEAIVEGSERGTRMVNETDLRNYLEKWDKTYWPTYKVLDILQKVFYRSNPAREAFVEMCADDYVQRMTFDSYLYKRVVPGNPIEDIKLAFNTIGSLVRANALRGEMNKITSL; from the coding sequence ATGGCCTCCATTGCCGTCAATGCTCGTTTCTCAGCCACAACATGCGACCGTAAAACAACCGAAATCTGCCGTGAAACACTAAAATCCTTCATGGGTCTTAGAAAAACAAGCCAAAACGCTTCTATCTCACTTACACAATCTCTGACAACCAGTACTCCACATTTCAACCCTGCTAGAAGAAATTTCACTTCCATCAAAGCAGGTAAATCAAGTCCTAAAGTTACAGGAAGAAATCTCCGAGTTGCGGTCATTGGTGGCGGTCCTGCTGGTGGTGCAGCAGCTGAAACCTTAGCTAAAGGCGGTATCGAAACGTTCTTGATAGAAAGGAAAATGGATAACTGTAAGCCATGTGGTGGTGCAATTCCACTCTGCATGGTTGGTGAGTTTGATCTGCCGTTAGACATCATCGACAGACGTGttacgaagatgaagatgatttcACCTTCAAATGTTGCAGTCGACATCGGCCAGACTCTTAAACCAGATGAGTATATCGGTATGGTACGTAGAGAAGTGCTCGACCAATATCTTCGTGAAAGAGCAGAGAAAGCTGGAACAAAGGTAATTAACGGTTTATTCTTGAAAATGGATTTGCCAAAAGAACCAAATGCGCCATATGTTCTTCACTACAGTGCTTATGATGGCAAAACTGGTGGCGTTGGCACAAAAACCACGCTAGAGGTAGACGCAGTCATCGGTGCAGACGGTGCGAATTCTCGTGTAGCGAAAGCAATCGGAGCTGGTGATTATGATTACGCTATTGCATTCCAAGAGAGAATCAGAATCCCAGATGAGAAGATGGTTTACTATGAAAACCTTGCTGAGATGTACGTCGGTGATGACGTCTCGCCTGATTTTTACGGATGGGTGTTCCCAAAATGTGATCACGTCGCAGTGGGTACCGGTACAGTGACGCACAAAGGAGATATCAAGAAATTTCAGGTCGCCACGCGTCTGCGCGCCAAGGATAAGATTCTAGGCGGGAAGATTATCAGAGTAGAGGCACATCCTATCCCAGAACATCCAAGACCCAAGAGGTTGGCTGACAGAGTAGCGCTTGTTGGCGATGCAGCTGGGTACGTCACAAAATGTTCCGGAGAAGGTATATATTTTGCTGCCAAGAGTGGCAGGATGTGCGCCGAAGCCATTGTGGAAGGATCCGAGAGAGGGACAAGAATGGTTAACGAAACGGATTTGAGAAATTATCTGGAGAAATGGGATAAAACTTACTGGCCAACATACAAGGTTCTTGATATATTGCAGAAGGTGTTTTACCGATCGAATCCAGCTCGAGAAGCTTTTGTGGAGATGTGCGCGGATGATTATGTCCAGAGGATGACATTTGATAGTTATCTGTATAAGAGAGTTGTGCCTGGGAATCCAATTGAGGATATTAAATTGGCTTTCAATACTATTGGGAGTTTGGTCAGAGCTAATGCGCTTAGAGGAGAAATGAACAAGATTACTAGTCTATGA
- the LOC113317400 gene encoding major latex protein 146-like isoform X1 has protein sequence MARHGGSGLVGKLVTELEVYCDADKYYKIWKHHEDVPKAMPHMFTGVQPIKGDGICSGSIKEWNYIIEGKAMRAMEESTHNDESRTISHRVVEGDLLKDYKKFESINEINPKPNGNGCVVTWTIAYEKINEDSPTPFAYIPFVHQAIEDTNKHLAGSE, from the exons ATGGCTCGTCACGGAGGTTCAGGTCTAGTAGGGAAACTTGTAACTGAACTGGAGGTCTACTGCGATGCTGACAAATATTATAAAATCTGGAAGCACCACGAAGATGTTCCGAAGGCAATGCCTCATATGTTCACTGGTGTCCAACCTATCAAAGGAGATGGAATCTGTTCCGGCAGCATCAAGGAATGGAACTATATCATTG AAGGTAAGGCAATGAGAGCTATGGAGGAATCAACACATAACGATGAATCGAGAACAATAAGTCACCGTGTTGTAGAAGGAGACCTGCTGAAGGATTACAAGAAGTTTGAATCGATAAATGAAATCAATCCTAAGCCTAACGGAAATGGATGCGTCGTGACATGGACTATTGCatatgagaaaatcaatgaggATTCTCCAACTCCCTTTGCATATATACCTTTCGTCCATCAGGCCATTGAAGACACGAACAAACATCTTGCTGGTTCCGAGTAA
- the LOC113317400 gene encoding major latex protein 146-like isoform X2, with protein MARHGGSGLVGKLVTELEVYCDADKYYKIWKHHEDVPKAMPHMFTGVQPIKGDGICSGSIKEWNYIIGKAMRAMEESTHNDESRTISHRVVEGDLLKDYKKFESINEINPKPNGNGCVVTWTIAYEKINEDSPTPFAYIPFVHQAIEDTNKHLAGSE; from the exons ATGGCTCGTCACGGAGGTTCAGGTCTAGTAGGGAAACTTGTAACTGAACTGGAGGTCTACTGCGATGCTGACAAATATTATAAAATCTGGAAGCACCACGAAGATGTTCCGAAGGCAATGCCTCATATGTTCACTGGTGTCCAACCTATCAAAGGAGATGGAATCTGTTCCGGCAGCATCAAGGAATGGAACTATATCATTG GTAAGGCAATGAGAGCTATGGAGGAATCAACACATAACGATGAATCGAGAACAATAAGTCACCGTGTTGTAGAAGGAGACCTGCTGAAGGATTACAAGAAGTTTGAATCGATAAATGAAATCAATCCTAAGCCTAACGGAAATGGATGCGTCGTGACATGGACTATTGCatatgagaaaatcaatgaggATTCTCCAACTCCCTTTGCATATATACCTTTCGTCCATCAGGCCATTGAAGACACGAACAAACATCTTGCTGGTTCCGAGTAA